CCGAATATACATCTAACGATCTCGTGGAAATTGTGCAGAATTATTTTAAGGATAAGCCGCTGACATTTGAGAAACAGCGTGAATTGGCCTTAACCGTTATCAGTAAAGTGACTGCCATCCGTATTGATGCTACAACTGGGCGCAGCAGTGTCCCTGAAATTGATGTACATTTAACTTTTGTGGGCGTTTGAGGTGAGGGTCTTTCATCTCCCAGGGGACGTTCCAGACATACTCAACCAGCCGGTGGTCACAATACGGTACGCGGACCTCCAGACCAAAAGCCATGCTCATTCGGTCTTTCCGGTCAAGCAGTGTCGGCATCCAGCGAGTTAAACTTAAATAAAAAATTTCCCTCATTCTAGCCGCATGAGCGTCTTCCCCCGGCAGCCTGGGAACCTCTGCCAACGCTGCCTGATAACGCTCATTCACATATTCTCCGGAACGAATGGACGCATTCACTTCCGGCGACAGCCATTCCCGGCGCATTTCCGGATGAGGCGCCCAGGGGAACGTACCTGATTTCAGCATATCCTGCCGGTAAAACCAGGGATACCCGCCAAAAACCTCATCGGCACATTCACCGGATAAAGCGACGGTAGCGCCCTTCTTAATTTCACGGCAAAACAGATATAAGGAGGTATCCACATCCGCCATTCCCGGCAGATCGCGGGATATGGCCGCGTTAGGCAGACTTTGGACAAGCTCCGGCGTATCCAGAAGCACATTATGGTGGCAGGTGCCGAAGTGTTTGGCTACTTTTTCCACCCAGGGAGCATCGGCATTCGGCTGAAAGCTGCTGGCCTTAAAATAGCGGTCATTATCCAGATAGTCAACCGAATAGGTATCAACCGCTCCCAATCCATCCTTCTGATACGAATAAGCCGTTAACGCCGTGAGAGCGCTGGAGTCCAAGCCGCCGGACAATAACGTACATACGGGGACATCGGCTACCAGCTGCCGTTTTACCGTATCTTCCAGCAAATTTCTCACAGTCTCCACTGTGGTTTTAAAATCATCGGTATGTGACTTGCTGTTTAGCTTCCAATACTGAGTGATATACAGTCCGTTTTCGTTATAGACGGCACAGTGTCCCGGCTTTAATTCAAAGACATCGCGGAATACGCCGTGTCCCGGCGTACGCGCCGGACCGAGCATAAAAACCTCGGCCAAACCTTCGGCATTAATTTCCGGCTTGATAGCCGGATTAGCCAACAACGCTTTCAGCTCCGAACCAAAAATCAGACCGTCTCCCCGCCTGGCATAAAACAAAGGCTTAACGCCGATACGGTCACGGGCTAAAAAGAGATGCTGCCGGAATTCATCCCAAATGCCGAAAGCAAATATACCGTTAAACCGTTCTACGCAGTCACTCCCCCACTCCATATAAGCAGTCAGCAGTATCTCGGTATCGCAATGGGTGGTAAAACCATAGCCCCGGGATTCCAGATCCTGCCGCAATTCCGCTGTGTTATACAACTCGCCGTTATAAGTAATGGCATAGCTGTATTGGCCGCGCTTTCGAATCATCGGCTGGGCGCCGTTCTCCGGATCCACTACACTCAGTCTCCTGTGTCCCAAAGCCGCATGGGGTGCAAAATACATACCGGAAGCGTCCGGTCCCCGCGCCGACAGCTTCTCCACCATAGCCGCCAGCGTTTGGCGCTCTTTTGTCAAATCCAGCTTCCAGTCAATCCAGCCGGCAATTCCACACATGTAGACTCAACTCCCCCTGTACTATCTCACATTGAATTTTATCGGGATATAGTATGCCTAACCCAGGTGAGTTGCTACAAATGATTGAAACCAAAACCGGCCTCGTCGATAACGAAGCCGGTTTTGGTTTCCCGCTGCAATAATAAAACATACCGATAATCCTTCTTATTCCGGTTTTGCGTGTTTCGCTTCTTCTTCGGCAAAGAATTTTTCCGCCGTTTCGCCATGCAGCAATGTTCCCAAACTGCCGGCCAAATTCTCAGGCTCCATGACGCAAATCCATCCCTGTCCATAGCAATCGTCATTCAATAGTTTAGGATTGGTTGTAAGGGCCGAATTGGTCTCAAGAACCTTTCCATTCATAGGAACCTTAAGCTTACCGGCCCATTTTCCTGATTGAATGGAACTTAAGGTAGCCCCTGCCGCCAGCGTCTTGCCGACTCTCGGTACACGAATAAAGGTGATCTCGCCAGCCAGCTGCTGCATAAAATCACTGATGCCAATTCGAACGGTATTTCCCTCTAGCTTGATCCAGGCATGATCTTCCGTATAATACAGCTCTTGTGGAATAACATATTTTGACATCTTCATCCTCCTTGCCAAATACTTTCTCTTTAGAATTTCCCTCTTGTCAAGGTAAAATACATGCAGAAGCAATGCAGCCGCTATAACGTTCCGGCTATTTTCTGAAATTTTTAGTAATTTATTCAAATCAGATTAGCGCAACAAAAAGTGAGTATTCAACTAAAGAACACTCACTAAAAAGCATTGCACAATTTTCCCTTGTCTATTCCGGTGCTGAATAAGGTATCGCTTTTTATTAAAATTGAAGCTTAATTACTTTTTATTTCCACACCCATGTTCTTTTCGTAGATCCGGGCAATGGCGCAATGATCCTCGTTGACTTTGCCGTCATCTTCCATTTCATTCATATAATCAAGAACCATTTTAGACAGGGGAATCGCCACGCCCAGTTCTTCGGCCAGATGAACCGCATTTTTCAGATCCTTCTGGTGTACGGCAATTCTGGCGCTTGCCGTAAAATCCCGGCTGATAATTTTCGGTACCTTGCCGTCTAAGACTTTGCTCCCGGCAAACCCATCCTTAATCGCCTGAAAAAGAACCTGGGGGTCAAGTCCTGCCTTGACTGCAAAGGCAAAGCTTTCGCATACTGCGCCAATATTACAACCCACGATCATATTATTGGCAAGTTTGGCAACACAGCCGCAGCCTGTTGATCCCATATAGGTGGCGGAGCTTCCCACACAAAGCAGCAGCGGCTTCACTTCGTCAAATATTTCCTGATCGCCGCCGCACATCAGCACAAGGCTTCCGGCAATCGCTCCGGATTCTCCTCCGCTGACCGGAGAATCAAGCAGTCTCACGTTCTTTGCTTTTGCTTTGGGATACATTTCCCGTATCACATTAGGAGCGGTTGAACTGAGATCGACAATGATGATTCCCTGTCTGCCTGCGGCAAGAATTCCCTCTATATTTGCTTTTACAAGGTCATTAGTCGGCAGGCAGAGGAAAATGATATCGCATTGCTGATAAATTTCTTTCACTTCATCGACCAGTACGCCGCCGTTTTTCTTAAATTGATTTTTCTGCTTTTCCGAAATATCGAAAGCCATAACCGATTGTCCGCTTTTTTTCACCAAATTGCTGGCCATGGGAAGTCCCATAATTCCTATTCCGACAAACCCGATTTTTTTCACAACAATCCCTTCCTTCATATAAGATACTGACATGGACAGCCTTTATCTATGCCGGCGACTTACGTAAAATCCAAGCAATTATTTCATTTTTTTCACTGCCGCGACGATATCTTCCACCTGAGGCGCCACAAATTGTTCCAATGGCGGGCTGAACGGAATCGGCACATGGCGAAGTCCCAGCCGTACCGGCGGCGCATCCAGTTCATCCAGCAAAGTTTCACAAATGTAGGCTGTTATCTCCGCACCGACACCGCCAATCTTTGGCGACTCATGAACCACCATGACTCTGTGAGTCCTGGCAACAGACTCGGCGATCCCCTCCCGGTCATAGGGGAAGATCGTCCGGAGATCAAGAACTTCAACCGAAATATGATCCTCTTTCTCCAATTGTTCCGCCGCTTTCAGCACCTTTTGAATCATAGCGGAATAGCTGATAATCGTTACGTCCTTGCCGGAACGAAGAATATTGGCTTTACCGATTGGTGTAAAATATTCTTCTTCCGGCACTTCTCCCATCTGGCCGAACAATCGTTTGTGCTCAAAATACATCACCGGATCATCGCTGCGTATGGCCGACTTCAGCAAACCTTTTGCGTCTGCCGGATTAGAGGGGATCACCACTTTCAACCCGGGAACATGCAGAAACCAGGCTTCTACCGATTGACTGTGCTGAGCGGCAGCCGAACGAATAATTCCGTCAGGGGCCCGTACGACTAGCGGCACCGCCGTCTGCCCGCCGAACATATAGCGGATTTTGGCGATTTGATTAAACACTTCGTCCATAGCCACACCGAGAAAATCGGCAAAATGCATATCAATCACCGGACGGCAGCCGTTCAGGGCCGATCCAAGTCCGGCGCCGACAATGGCCGTTTCGGAAATCGGCGTATCCCGCACCCGTTCCAGACCGAATTCCTGGGGCAGTCCTTTGAACTGGCCAAAAATACCGCCTTGCCGGGCGATATCCTCTCCCATCACAAACACAGTGGAATCACGGCGCATTTCTTCCGCCATGGCTTCTAACGTTGCTTCGGAAAATGTGATTTTACGCATCGTGCCACACCCCTTCCACAAACAAATCTTCCAGTGCTTCCTCCGGTTCCGGCCAGGGACTTTCTTCCGCGTATTTCACAGCAGCTTCAATTTCAGCCGCTGCCGCCGCATCCAGAGAATCCAGTTCTGCCTGTGTCATGCTTTTGTCGGCCAGCACCTTTTCTTTGAACCGCTTAATCGGACAATTGCCTTTCTGGGCTTCCACCTCTTGTTTCGAACGATACTTTTCCGGATCACCGACAAAATGGCCCTTAATCCGGTATGTTTTCGCTTCAATAAAAGTGGGACCTAAGCCGCTTCTGGCCCGCTCTACAGCCGTTTTTGCCACTTCATAGACAGCAAATACATTATTGCCGTCCACAACGACTCCCGGAATTCCATAACCATGGGCCCGATCCGATACGTTTTCCACATTACAGGTGGTACGATAAGGCGTTGTGGATGCATATTGATTCAGCTCCAAAACAAAAATAACCGGCAGCTTCCAGGCAGAAGCCAAGTTGACTGCTTCATGGAAAGTCCCCCGGTTAGAGGCGCCGTCGCCGAAAAAGCAGACGGCAACCTGTCCTGTTTGCCTCAATTTCGCTGCCAGTGCGGCACCGGTAGCAAGATTATAGCCGCCACCGACTACACCGTTAGCCCCCAACATGCCGATGCTGAAATCGGCAATATGCATCGAACCGCCTTTACCTTTGCAGTAGCCGGTCTTCTTGCCAAAGATCTCGGCCATCATCCGCTGAATATCCGCTCCTTTGGCAATACAGTGTCCATGCCCCCGGTGGGTGCTGGTAATTAAATCCGTTTTCGCCAGATTCGAACAAACGCCGGTAGCAATTGCCTCCTCTCCGATGTATAGGTGAATGAATCCAGGCAGGACTCCGCCGAGGAATAAATCATTTGCCTTTTCCTCAAAGTGCCGGATTCTTACCATGGTACGGTAAAAATGGGTTAACATTTCTTTGTCAAAATCCATAACATTACCTCCTCCTCCCTATGTTCGCCTTTATTAAAAATCGGTCAGTATGCCGCAGCATACTTCACGATAGGCTACGGAATAACCGCGGGATAACACATAATCCACCGTTTCTCTGGCCGGATAAGCAATGGCGGCAAATCCGGCATCCACAGCATAGCGTTCAGCTGTTCTGGCGTACTCACCCGCCGGACGGGCACATCCCAAAGCAATCGGCAGAGACGACAGCTTTTCCCTGGCGGCCTGAAATACAGCTGCCACTTTCGCTAAATCAGGCGGCGGACATTGAGCCATGTCAGTACCCGGCAACGATTTTAGGATGACCAATACAAGACTGTCGGCTCCTTCGGCGGCAACCATATCCAGGGCAGTATACTCACCGCGAATTTCACCGTAATGCAGGCCAATCACGATATGGGGTGACGTTTTCAGCCCGGCATTCCGGGCGGCTTGCAGACTGCGGCGATAATCTTCCGGCGTCTTGTCCAGATGATAAACCTGCCGAATCGTCGCTGCATCGCCAATCAAATCCAGCGCTACCCTGTCCACCCCCGCGTCAGCCAATATATCAGCTAACTTCGTCGTAAGCAGGCCAGGATGAACCACAACCTTTAACCCCAGCGCGCTGACTTTCTTTAATGCTGCGCCAAACCGTTCCAGGGGAACACTGCCATCCCTGCAGGCGCCGCCGCTGACCAGAATCCCCTTGCAGCCTTCGGCGGCCAGTTTTTGCGCCTGGGCAAGCAGCAGCTCCGGCTCGGCAGCTGACAGCATGCCGGACAGCATGCTGCCGTTGCAATGAGCACAGCGGCATTGGCATTGGGTTCCGGTTACGCTGATATTGACAAAAGAGCGGGGCGTGTTGGTATAAAGGCCATTGTCATAATGCCGGGACCCGGGAGCATAAAAGACCATCTGCCGTTTTTCCGTTCCCGCCCCTGGTTCAGCAGAATGTTCCATCAGCCTGATTGTCACCTCCCGCTCCCTTTATTCCCTGAAAAATCTGCCGGCGGATGAGCGCCATATCCTGACTGTTGGGAGTAACCGGGTAGTTGCGCAGTACCGGGCCCGGCCGTTCATTGCCATAAGGCCGGTTGCAGGCTGCACAGCCTGTGCTGTCGGGACAGCCGGAGGTCATAAAGGGAATACCGGCGGCGAGGTCTTCTCCCAGCAATTCGGCAATCGGCCGGCCATAGCCGACGATTTGTCCCCGATCATTATATTGAAATGCGTTGGCAGCGATGATTTGGTGATTCAAAAGATAGATTGCCAGCTGGATTCGCCGGTATTGCCCCAGCTCAGGCGGCGCATGGTGAGCCAAAGCACTGCCCGGCTCCGGGCAAAACGAAAACAAATGAGCTTCGGCGCCGCGCCGGACAGCATTTTGAATAGCATCAACCATCTGCTGCTCGGTTTCACCCAAACCGACGATCAGATGAATACTGACCTTGCCCCGGCCAAATACCTGCACCGCGTGATCAACGGTTCCCCAGTATTTACTCCACTGATGAGGTCCCCTTACCTGTTTCCCCCGAAACTTAGCAAAAATTTCCGGCGTTGCCGCATCGACAGCGATGCCTACCCAATCAACTCCTGCCGCTTTCAGCTGGGAAAAATAATGAATCGTATCCGGAATCAACGTGGGAGATACTAATACGCTGACCGGTAAAGGAACAGCTTCCCGCAGCTGTTTTGCTACAGCGATGCTATCCTGTTCGGCCCGGGGATGAGTAATCATTGATATGCAAATCCGGCCGAATGATTTATGCCGCGGCGGCTGCTCCTGCTGCTGCTTTAATATGGCGGTGATTTGCGACAATGGGTATACCGGCCATTTTACCCGAATAAAAGTCTGTCCCTCCACCACTGGGGAACGTTCCCTAGCCAAACCGCAATAACTGCAGTTTGCCTTGCAGCCATCCGGATAAGTCAGCAGCAAGTTTAAACTTCCGGGATAAGCGTCCCGGTAAAACCGTCCCGGCTCCAGTCCCAGGGCCATAGCACCGGCAAGACTGGTCTGCACATATTCCGGACTTGTAAGTTGATTGACAGATGTCATGGTTCGCCTCCGAGATGGTACATAGTATAGTTACCTTCGATAATATTCTGAAAATGATATCCAGCTATGATGAATTACGTCTGAAAAAGGCCTTTCCCCCGCTGTCCAAGCTTCATCGCGCCGTACTATCGCTTGCCGGGCCTTAGTCAGATAAATGCCGAACTCTTCCTGCAAGGCCGCTGTATATTCGGCGGCGATTTTTTCTGCCTGGTTAGGAAAATACCGCTGAATGACACCGGCTGCCAGTTCTCCGCTCCTGACTGCTGCCATGATTCCCGCTCCGGTGATAGGATGTGCACAGCCGGCGGCATCTCCGGCCAAAAGCAAGCCGTCTCCGGCTAACCGGGCAGCCAGGCCGCCTGCCGGTATGAGCCCGGCGGTCCGGGTATGAATGGTACAGTCGGTTATGATCTGCTTGGCGGCTATTGTCTGGCAAAACCGATTGAGCCAGACTTCTAATTGACCCCGGCAGGAGGGATGCGCGGCCAAGCCTACATTCGCGTATTTCCCTTTGGGAAATATCCAGGCATAACCGCCATAAAGCCATGGTTCAAAATGAACTTCCACATTCTTCATGGGATGCGTCAATGTCATTTCATACTGCAAGGCCACGCTGGTTTCCTGCCGGGGATTTCCCAGCCACCCGGCGACGGCTGAGCGGGGTCCGTCACAGCCGACAAGCAGGCGGCAATTAACTGTCCATTGTTTTGAACCGGACTGCAGTATCAGCTGATTATCCTGCCAATGAACCGCCCGTATTCCCAATGATAAATGCGCTCCGGCCTGAACCGCGGAATCGGCTAAGTACTTATCCCACAGACAGCGATTCAATATGTAACCGGGTGCTTTGATTTGGTTTGCCAGCACTCCCTGGATAAAGGTCCGCATCCCGTCTATCGGCTGGGCAATATCCTGAGGCCGGATTGCAGCATGCTGTTTCAGGATTCGCGGGACAAATTCGGCACATTGCACTTTTGCCCCGACCGCGTTAACCTGATCAACCAAAAGCACCGCTAAGCCCGCCTGGGCCAGGATGCGCGCTGCCGTACTCCCCGCCGGCCCTGCGCCGACAACTGCAGCATCGTATGTCTCTTTCAGCATGACACCACAGCAGCCTTCCCGGTGATTGGCCGGCCGCCGCCTGCTTTTGCCCGTTCCACCGCCAGCCAAACGGCAGCAATAAAATCTTCCGCCGCTACGCCGGGGATCTCCGCCGCTGAGCCGGCAAAAAAGTCATGAATCCGCCAGCTGATTATTGCCCGATCAATCGGCGTATTTTTTAAAGCGGTTTCCAGGTCATTCACCATTCTGGCCGGATAGGCAAAGAAGTCGCCGGTTATGATGACATATTTAATCACCTGAATCTTGTCATCCAGCCGCATTTGAATCCGGATCAAACCGCCGGGCGCCTTGTAACTGGCCAAACAGTCAAGAGTATTTACGACACGGCTGTCCGTTCCGTAAATCCATTCTTCCGACTGGATATACGGCAGACGCTTCTGAAACATTTCCTGCTCCGCCGCAGTACGTTCCCCGGGATAAAAGGTACATTTCAAGGCTTCCCGCAGCCCGGATAATACCGCCTGCTTGATATCCCTGTGAGCGGGAATATATCCCAGCTGCTTATGCAGAGAAGTCACCCGCTCATCCATGGAGCGAATGGCTTTATCACTCATTTTTTCCACAGGAAAGCGCAACGCTTTTACCATTTCCCGGATATCAAAATCAACTAACAGACTGCATTGAAACATGAAGGAATGATTTAATTCCGTTCCGCCGCTGCCGGCTATCTTTTGACCTTTAATTTCAATATCATTAAAAGGACGATACGCAGCCGCCAATCCCAGTTTTTGTAGTCCTTTAGCAGTCCCTTCCAGCAAAAGGCGGTACATATCTTCCACCTTCCGGGGAATCCCCGGCGTATTTTTGGCGGCATGCAGCGACCAGCCTAATTCCAGCGGTCCCCAATACAAGCTGCCGCCTCCGGTAATTCTCCGGTTAATATCCAAGCCATGTTCCCGGCAATAAGGAACATTTACTTCCAAATAAACATTTTGATGCCGTCCTACCAGAGTGCAGGGCTTAAATTGGAGAAAACGCAGCGTATTGGGAATCAACCCTTCGCTATGAGCCTTCACAATGACTTCGTCCAACGCCATATGCTCCGCTGCTGTAAACGGCGCCGAATCCAGCACCCGGAAGGCGAGATCTTGCTGCGGCTTAGGCATCTTGTTTCAGTTCCTCCGTCAGCCAGTCCGACAACTGGTTTATCGTCATAAGCTCAGTCATATCCAGGGATTCGCTCGGCTCAATCTCGGCAAACCAGTTGGAATAGGGCGATTTGCCGATACTGCCGGGTTGCTTGACAACTTCATCATTCACCTGGACAATCCGGCCGCTGACGGGAGCGTAAATACGTCCGACCCATTTGCCCGCTTCCAGCGAGCCGCAGCCGCTGCCTTTTTCCACTACCGCTCCTGCCTCCGGCAGCGCTAGATACAGCACATCGCCGGTTATCGCCAAACCGTAAGGTGTTAAGCCAAAACGTATTTTGTTGTCCAGATTGGCTATCCACTGATTATGCCGGTCATACAGCAAATCTTCGGGAAAGTCCCAATCGCCAATTCTTACCATGATGTACTCCAACTCCTTACTCTAAATCATTATCAGCCGGCTAATCTTCTACTGCCATCCATAAAAGTTCAGTCACATCCATAACCTGCAAGGGAATTTTCTCTTTCCGGGCTGCCTTTTCCAGCATCTGTTCGCACTGCTGGCAGGCCGACACGAGAATATTCGCCTTTGTTTCCGCCGCTTCCGCGATTCGCTTACCGGCAATGGCATCCGCCAGTTTGCTGTCAGCTCCCTGAAGATTGCCGCCGCCGCCGCAGCAGGTGGAATCCATACCGTGGGTAGGCATCTCCACAAAGGTAATGCCCGGTATACTGCGGATAATCTGACGCGGCGGCTCAAACACCCCGCTGTTGCGTCCCAAATCGCAGGGATCGTGATAAGTTACTGTTTCTTCCAGTTCGTTAGGCACCAGCCGTCCCGCCTGCAGAAGTTCTGCCAGATACTCGGTGACGTGAGCCACCCGGAATCCCAGTTCTTTCCCCATAATCTTCGGATAAACATGGCTCCAGGTATGGTAACAGGAAGAGCAGCTGGTAACCAAAGTCTTGATTCCCATTTTTTGTATCGTTTCCACATTATGCCGGACAAATTCTTCTATTTCCCCAGCGGCTCCCGCTGCCAGCAGAGGAAAGCCGCAGCACCATTCTTCCCCGCCCATGGTGGTGAAATTCACTTCGGCTTTCTGCAGCAGTTGGACTACGGCAACCGGAATCTGCGCTGCCCGGGGAAAAAAGGAGGATACGCAGCCGACAAAATACGCCACCTCAGCCCCCGGCTCCTGATCCAGGTTTTCCGGCACTTCGTCCATATCTTCCGCCCAGTCCAGCCGGGTAACATTAGCAAAATTAGTAATATTTTTTTTATCCTTTAAGTTTGATACAATGGCAGTATACGCTTGCGGTGCCACTCCCTGCTCCACCAGCTTGCCGCGCAGTTCCTGCCAGAAAGTCTGCAAATCAATTCTGGCCGCACAATTTTTCGTACAGGCGCCGCACATGGTACATTGGGTGATCCGTTTGGCAAATTCGGGGCTGATCTTATCTCTTTGCTGCCGGGCGAAGATTTCTCTTGCCTGAGAAATCTTTCCCCGGGGCGTCGCCGATTCCCAGCCGATTTCCCTGAATGTGGGACATTCGGAACGGCAGCTGCCACATCGTCCGCAAATCAGGGATTCTTCGGCTAATGTTTTATAAAAGCTGTTTGCACTCATGCCTGACTCCTCCCTTTGTAGAACAATCTGGTTGCTGCCAGTAAATCCATGCCGATATTATAAAACGGCGGCGTCAAAAACAGCGGGGACTGATACAGTTTGCCAGGATTCATAATATTGAGAGGATCAAGCTGCTGCTTGCGGCGGCGCAATTCCGCCAGCTGGCTTTTATTGTAACTGCGATGCAGGTAAGGCGTGTTCCACAGGCCAGTACCGTAAGGCGATGCGCCATATCGGGCGCCGATGTCATGCAGTTTCTTTACCAGAGCCAAGCCCTGCAAATATCCTACCGTATCCCGTTCGTCGGCATTAAACATCGTCATAATCATAACGTGGCTGGAAGTAACGACATGACCATAGGTTTTCAGGCCCAGATGCTGACTGTTATCATAGTCTGCGGCGGATTGCAGATAAGCTGCCAGCTTGTTAATCGGCAGCAGCAATTCAGCGCCCAGCAGAGAAGGTGCTTCCCGTTTTAACAGCAGCGAAAAAAAGCGGTTTTCCCATTCTTCCGCCGCCGCTTCACTTCGATCAGCGGCACCTGCTGCCGACAAGCATTCGAAGTATCCTTTTCTGGCAGCTTCGGTGGCCGCTTTTGTTCCATCGGCGTCAAAGGCAACCGTATAGACCTGAGATGCCTCTTTATCGGCCATTCCATGGCGATAACGCAGGGCGTTACACTCCGGATCACTGAAATGGAGATTAAAGGGCAGACTGGGCAATTGAACAACCTGCTCAATAAACCGCTGTGTATCCGCGGCATTGGCGCATTCGGCCAAGCCGTGCCATTCCTGCTCCGGCAGCGGCCGGACTCTGAGCTCGATTTCCGTCATAAGCCCTAAAGTTCCTTCCGATCCGGCCAGCCAGGAAAGCGGAACCTTGCTGGTTGTTGTCAGATTCTGAACGCTGCCGTCCGGCAATACTGTCCGGGCGCCAATCACCTGATTGATCAACGGGCCGAATTTCAGACTGCCGATCCCATAGCCCATCATGGCCAGCCAGCCGCCGACTGTCGCCGCCGGTGCACTGCTGGGATAGGAGCAGACCGACAATTCCTGCCGATTCAAGTCCCGCTCCAAATCTCTCCAGACCGTACCGGCCGCCACCTTGACGGTATTATTTCCCCCGTCGACTGAGCGCAACCCTTTCAGTTCATTCATATCCAGTAAAATTCCGTTTTTAGCACATACGGTATTAAAGTATACGGTTGAGCCGCCCGCCCGACCGGTAACCGGAATCCGTTCCT
Above is a genomic segment from Veillonellales bacterium containing:
- the asnB gene encoding asparagine synthase (glutamine-hydrolyzing), which encodes MCGIAGWIDWKLDLTKERQTLAAMVEKLSARGPDASGMYFAPHAALGHRRLSVVDPENGAQPMIRKRGQYSYAITYNGELYNTAELRQDLESRGYGFTTHCDTEILLTAYMEWGSDCVERFNGIFAFGIWDEFRQHLFLARDRIGVKPLFYARRGDGLIFGSELKALLANPAIKPEINAEGLAEVFMLGPARTPGHGVFRDVFELKPGHCAVYNENGLYITQYWKLNSKSHTDDFKTTVETVRNLLEDTVKRQLVADVPVCTLLSGGLDSSALTALTAYSYQKDGLGAVDTYSVDYLDNDRYFKASSFQPNADAPWVEKVAKHFGTCHHNVLLDTPELVQSLPNAAISRDLPGMADVDTSLYLFCREIKKGATVALSGECADEVFGGYPWFYRQDMLKSGTFPWAPHPEMRREWLSPEVNASIRSGEYVNERYQAALAEVPRLPGEDAHAARMREIFYLSLTRWMPTLLDRKDRMSMAFGLEVRVPYCDHRLVEYVWNVPWEMKDPHLKRPQKLNVHQFQGHCCAQL
- a CDS encoding glycine cleavage system protein H, with protein sequence MSKYVIPQELYYTEDHAWIKLEGNTVRIGISDFMQQLAGEITFIRVPRVGKTLAAGATLSSIQSGKWAGKLKVPMNGKVLETNSALTTNPKLLNDDCYGQGWICVMEPENLAGSLGTLLHGETAEKFFAEEEAKHAKPE
- a CDS encoding NAD(P)-binding domain-containing protein, which gives rise to MSVSYMKEGIVVKKIGFVGIGIMGLPMASNLVKKSGQSVMAFDISEKQKNQFKKNGGVLVDEVKEIYQQCDIIFLCLPTNDLVKANIEGILAAGRQGIIIVDLSSTAPNVIREMYPKAKAKNVRLLDSPVSGGESGAIAGSLVLMCGGDQEIFDEVKPLLLCVGSSATYMGSTGCGCVAKLANNMIVGCNIGAVCESFAFAVKAGLDPQVLFQAIKDGFAGSKVLDGKVPKIISRDFTASARIAVHQKDLKNAVHLAEELGVAIPLSKMVLDYMNEMEDDGKVNEDHCAIARIYEKNMGVEIKSN
- a CDS encoding alpha-ketoacid dehydrogenase subunit beta, whose translation is MRKITFSEATLEAMAEEMRRDSTVFVMGEDIARQGGIFGQFKGLPQEFGLERVRDTPISETAIVGAGLGSALNGCRPVIDMHFADFLGVAMDEVFNQIAKIRYMFGGQTAVPLVVRAPDGIIRSAAAQHSQSVEAWFLHVPGLKVVIPSNPADAKGLLKSAIRSDDPVMYFEHKRLFGQMGEVPEEEYFTPIGKANILRSGKDVTIISYSAMIQKVLKAAEQLEKEDHISVEVLDLRTIFPYDREGIAESVARTHRVMVVHESPKIGGVGAEITAYICETLLDELDAPPVRLGLRHVPIPFSPPLEQFVAPQVEDIVAAVKKMK
- a CDS encoding thiamine pyrophosphate-dependent dehydrogenase E1 component subunit alpha encodes the protein MDFDKEMLTHFYRTMVRIRHFEEKANDLFLGGVLPGFIHLYIGEEAIATGVCSNLAKTDLITSTHRGHGHCIAKGADIQRMMAEIFGKKTGYCKGKGGSMHIADFSIGMLGANGVVGGGYNLATGAALAAKLRQTGQVAVCFFGDGASNRGTFHEAVNLASAWKLPVIFVLELNQYASTTPYRTTCNVENVSDRAHGYGIPGVVVDGNNVFAVYEVAKTAVERARSGLGPTFIEAKTYRIKGHFVGDPEKYRSKQEVEAQKGNCPIKRFKEKVLADKSMTQAELDSLDAAAAAEIEAAVKYAEESPWPEPEEALEDLFVEGVWHDA
- a CDS encoding radical SAM protein, which codes for MTIRLMEHSAEPGAGTEKRQMVFYAPGSRHYDNGLYTNTPRSFVNISVTGTQCQCRCAHCNGSMLSGMLSAAEPELLLAQAQKLAAEGCKGILVSGGACRDGSVPLERFGAALKKVSALGLKVVVHPGLLTTKLADILADAGVDRVALDLIGDAATIRQVYHLDKTPEDYRRSLQAARNAGLKTSPHIVIGLHYGEIRGEYTALDMVAAEGADSLVLVILKSLPGTDMAQCPPPDLAKVAAVFQAAREKLSSLPIALGCARPAGEYARTAERYAVDAGFAAIAYPARETVDYVLSRGYSVAYREVCCGILTDF
- a CDS encoding radical SAM protein; the protein is MTSVNQLTSPEYVQTSLAGAMALGLEPGRFYRDAYPGSLNLLLTYPDGCKANCSYCGLARERSPVVEGQTFIRVKWPVYPLSQITAILKQQQEQPPRHKSFGRICISMITHPRAEQDSIAVAKQLREAVPLPVSVLVSPTLIPDTIHYFSQLKAAGVDWVGIAVDAATPEIFAKFRGKQVRGPHQWSKYWGTVDHAVQVFGRGKVSIHLIVGLGETEQQMVDAIQNAVRRGAEAHLFSFCPEPGSALAHHAPPELGQYRRIQLAIYLLNHQIIAANAFQYNDRGQIVGYGRPIAELLGEDLAAGIPFMTSGCPDSTGCAACNRPYGNERPGPVLRNYPVTPNSQDMALIRRQIFQGIKGAGGDNQADGTFC
- a CDS encoding NAD(P)/FAD-dependent oxidoreductase, producing MAGGGTGKSRRRPANHREGCCGVMLKETYDAAVVGAGPAGSTAARILAQAGLAVLLVDQVNAVGAKVQCAEFVPRILKQHAAIRPQDIAQPIDGMRTFIQGVLANQIKAPGYILNRCLWDKYLADSAVQAGAHLSLGIRAVHWQDNQLILQSGSKQWTVNCRLLVGCDGPRSAVAGWLGNPRQETSVALQYEMTLTHPMKNVEVHFEPWLYGGYAWIFPKGKYANVGLAAHPSCRGQLEVWLNRFCQTIAAKQIITDCTIHTRTAGLIPAGGLAARLAGDGLLLAGDAAGCAHPITGAGIMAAVRSGELAAGVIQRYFPNQAEKIAAEYTAALQEEFGIYLTKARQAIVRRDEAWTAGERPFSDVIHHSWISFSEYYRR